Part of the Desulfovibrio sp. ZJ209 genome, CTGCTGGACAAGGCGCCGGACTACTATGCCAAGGCGCTCGACCTCATGGAAGGCGCCGGCGCCAACTGCATCGACCTCTATTCGCCAAGCCCCGACCTGCGCACCAATCTCGGCCGCGCCATGCGCGGGCGCCGCGAAAAGTTCATCCTGCAGGGCATTTGTGCACCGTCTGGGAAGACGGGCAGTACAAATGCACGCGCGACCTGCAAAAGGTGCGGGCGTCGTTTGATGACCAGCTTAAAAGGCTCGGCACGGACTGGCTCGACATCGGCATGATCCACTATGTGGATTCGCTGGCCAACTGGAAAAAGGTGGAGGAGGGCGGCATCCTCGATTATGCGCTCGGGCTCAAAAAGCAGGGCGTCATCCGCGCCCTGGGACTTTCCAGCCATAATCCCAAGGTGGCGCTCAAGGCGGTGGAGGAGGGCGCCATCAAGGTGCTCATGTTTTCCGTCAATCCCTGTTATGACCTCCAGCCGGCGGACGAAGACGTGGAGCAGCTCTGGAACCGGGAAAAGTACAAGCAGCCCCTCACCAACATGGACGCCGACCGCGCCCGGCTGTACGAAACCTGCATGGAACGCGGCGTGGGCATCACCGTGATGAAGGCCTTTGGCGGCGGCGACCTCTTGCATGCCGAGCGCTCCCTCGCCGGCGTGGCGCTCACCGCGCACCAGGCCATCGCCTATGCCCTGGACAGGCCGGCCGTGGCCTGCGTGCTCGCCGGGGCCCGCAGCCTCGGGGAGCTTGAGGAATGCCTCAGTTACGGCGCGCCCGGGAGCGGGGGGAGTGACTATGCCGATGTCCTCGCCCGCTTCCCGCGCATCAGCTGGAAAGGGCACTGCATGTATTGCGGGCATTGCGCCCCGTGCACGGAATACATCGACATCGCCATGGTCATCAAGCTCCTCAACCTGGCCTGTGCGCAAAACGAGGTGCCCGAAACGGTGCGCGAGCATTACCGCGCATTGCCGGCCCGGGCCGATGCGTGCAGCCAATGCGGCGTTTGCGAAACGCGCTGCCCCTTTGAGGTAAAGATCCGCGAGCAGATGGCCCGCGCACGGGAAGTCTTTTCCTGAGCTTCGCCGCGTCGCCGGGGGGTTTCCTTTTCGCGCGAGTGACAGACATACAGAACCAAGATGCTTCAACCATAAAAAGGTGGAGGACAGGTAGATGAAACTCCTTTCCCGCAGAACTTTCGTTCAGGGCGCCGCCCTCTCCCTGGGCGCCGCCGCCCTTGCGCCGGGCCTCAGCCTTGGGGCGCAGAAGCAGGATGCCGCGGCTTCGCCGCAAAAGACCCCGGTCACAGGCTCCAAGAAAGTCACTGCGGCGCAGGCGCCGGGCTCGGTCGCCAAGGTGTATTTTTCGCCCGTCATTGATGAAGCGAGCCTTATCAAGCTGTATAATCTCGTCAATGAGGGCATTTACGGCAAGGTCGCCATCAAGGTGCACACGGGCGAGCCCAACGGCCCCAACATCCTGCCGCGCGAGCTCGTGGCCGCCCTGCAAAAGACCATCCCGGACAGCGCCATCGTGGAGACCAACACCCTCTATGAGGGCGGCCGCTACACCACCGAAGGCCACAGGAAAACGCTTGAGGTCAATGGCTGGACCTTCTGCCCCGTGGATATTCTCGATGAAAAGGGCGATGTCAGCCTGCCCGTGCGGGACGGTTTCCACCTGAAAGAGGTGGCCATGGGCAAGGGCATCACCGACTATGACTCCATGCTCGTGCTCACGCATTTCAAGGGCCATTCGAGCGGCGGCTTTGGCGGCTCCATGAAGAATATCGCCATCGGCTGCGCCTCCGGGCAGCTGGGCAAACGCCAGGTGCACGGCACCAACCTCGAGGGCAAGCCCGAGTTCAGCACATCCGCCAAAAAAGAACTCTTCATGGAGCTGATGGCCGATTCCGCCAAGGCCGTAATCGACCATTTCGGCAAGCATATCACCTATATAAACGTCCTGCGCAACATCAGCGTGGATTGCGATTGCGCCGGCACCCGCGCCCACGCGCCCACCATGAAGGATATCGGCATCCTGGCTTCCAATGACCTGCTCGCCATTGACCAGGCCGCGTGTGACCTCGTTTTTGCCGCGCCGGACAGCAAGGACGTTATCGAAAGAATCGAGAGCCGCCACGGCTTGCGGCAGCTTTCGGCCATGCGCGAAAAAAAGATGGGCAATCCGCAATACGAACTGATCACCGTTGAGTGAGCCCGGCGCAGGCCGGTCGGTCACATGAGGGATGGCGTTCGCCGGGGCATTCCCCGGTGGGCGCGCCCCTCTCCTCGCTTGATGCCCCTGCAAAATTTGATTAAAAAACCCTCTGGACTAGTGGCCCGCTTTGCCCATATGGCCGCGGCAGAGGCCGCCACCGGGGCATGGGCGCCCAGCGGGCCGGCGCTTTTCCTGTAACGAACGCAACTTCAGTATCCCGTGGAGAACTGCCATGGATTGGTTGGTGCACATCTTCAGGGCCAACCCCGTCATCCCCATTTTCTTGACGCTCAGCATCGGCTTCTGGCTCGGACAACTCAAATACAAGTCGTTCACCCTTGGCCCGGTGGCGGCCACCCTGCTGGTGGGCGTGGTCATCGGGCAGATGCAGATCCAGATCCCGGAGATCGTGCGTTCCATCTTCTTCATGCTGTTCCTGTTTTCCATCGGCTACAGCGTGGGGCCGCAGTTTTTCATGGCCTTCAAGGGACATGGCCTCAAGCAGGTGGCCTTTGCGCTCTTGGAGGCTGTCATCTGCGCCACAACGGTCATCGTGGCCGCGCGTATCATGGGCTATGACATGGGCGTGGCGGCGGGCCTCTTCGCCGGCTCGCAGACGGCCTCCGGCTCCCTCGGGCTCACCACCGAGACCATCCGCGGCCTCATGATGGATGCTGACAAAAAAGATTTTCTCCTGTCAATGATCCCGGCGAGTTATGCCGTGACCTATGTTTTCGGCACCA contains:
- a CDS encoding aldo/keto reductase translates to MRASFDDQLKRLGTDWLDIGMIHYVDSLANWKKVEEGGILDYALGLKKQGVIRALGLSSHNPKVALKAVEEGAIKVLMFSVNPCYDLQPADEDVEQLWNREKYKQPLTNMDADRARLYETCMERGVGITVMKAFGGGDLLHAERSLAGVALTAHQAIAYALDRPAVACVLAGARSLGELEECLSYGAPGSGGSDYADVLARFPRISWKGHCMYCGHCAPCTEYIDIAMVIKLLNLACAQNEVPETVREHYRALPARADACSQCGVCETRCPFEVKIREQMARAREVFS
- a CDS encoding DUF362 domain-containing protein; protein product: MKLLSRRTFVQGAALSLGAAALAPGLSLGAQKQDAAASPQKTPVTGSKKVTAAQAPGSVAKVYFSPVIDEASLIKLYNLVNEGIYGKVAIKVHTGEPNGPNILPRELVAALQKTIPDSAIVETNTLYEGGRYTTEGHRKTLEVNGWTFCPVDILDEKGDVSLPVRDGFHLKEVAMGKGITDYDSMLVLTHFKGHSSGGFGGSMKNIAIGCASGQLGKRQVHGTNLEGKPEFSTSAKKELFMELMADSAKAVIDHFGKHITYINVLRNISVDCDCAGTRAHAPTMKDIGILASNDLLAIDQAACDLVFAAPDSKDVIERIESRHGLRQLSAMREKKMGNPQYELITVE